A genomic region of Novipirellula aureliae contains the following coding sequences:
- a CDS encoding DUF1207 domain-containing protein, translating into MTLSSNRSHFRRSELAWPGRLVVFLATVLTVIVCSGPSSAQETSAQETSAQETLSIPLSAPIGLGLIDDPSFEAPAFQDPAFQNPLTDESTYLQQSQIGVTSHDSAHEYFNHGCPAQTTPWEWSLLPNGLLWHSYLAGLHEPRISTVFLGDDDENGYWDATLGGRIGLLRYGTPQSVGGQGWQWDVEGGVITRLNILESEDVDSMDYRFGTILTTRQGQWGAKLGYFHISSHVGDEYVVRNPSYERINYVTESLVGGLSYYPNPLWRFYGEMAIAVKRSGGAEPLQFQTGLEYIAQPRTRTSGSPFTAMNIDLREAVDFDPSVSIQTGWQWQGTYSERRFRTGLQYFHGPSSQFQFFRHVEHHLGFGVWYDY; encoded by the coding sequence ATGACCTTGTCTTCCAACCGATCTCATTTCCGGCGAAGTGAACTTGCCTGGCCTGGCCGGTTGGTAGTCTTTTTGGCAACGGTTTTGACCGTGATTGTGTGTTCGGGTCCCTCGTCTGCCCAAGAAACGTCTGCCCAAGAAACGTCTGCCCAAGAAACTTTGTCGATCCCCCTGTCCGCTCCCATTGGCTTGGGGCTGATCGACGACCCCTCATTTGAAGCGCCCGCATTCCAGGATCCAGCGTTTCAAAATCCGCTGACCGATGAAAGCACTTATTTGCAGCAAAGCCAAATTGGCGTGACGAGTCACGATTCGGCACACGAATATTTCAACCACGGTTGTCCGGCGCAGACAACTCCTTGGGAATGGTCTTTGCTGCCCAATGGACTGCTTTGGCACTCCTACCTAGCGGGGCTTCACGAACCAAGAATCTCGACCGTTTTTTTGGGCGACGACGATGAAAACGGTTACTGGGACGCGACACTCGGAGGACGAATTGGCTTGCTCCGTTATGGAACGCCTCAAAGTGTTGGCGGACAAGGATGGCAATGGGACGTGGAAGGCGGCGTGATCACGCGGCTAAATATTTTGGAATCCGAAGATGTCGACTCGATGGATTACCGCTTCGGAACGATCCTCACGACCCGTCAAGGCCAATGGGGGGCGAAGCTTGGCTATTTCCACATCAGTTCTCATGTTGGCGACGAATATGTTGTGCGAAATCCAAGCTATGAACGTATCAACTATGTGACGGAATCACTGGTCGGAGGCCTCAGCTACTATCCAAATCCGCTGTGGCGATTCTACGGAGAGATGGCGATTGCGGTGAAGCGATCGGGTGGCGCGGAACCGCTGCAATTTCAAACGGGATTGGAATACATCGCCCAACCAAGAACAAGAACGTCGGGCAGCCCCTTCACCGCAATGAACATCGATCTTCGTGAAGCCGTCGATTTCGATCCGTCCGTCAGTATCCAAACCGGTTGGCAATGGCAAGGTACTTATAGCGAACGCCGTTTTCGAACCGGTCTACAGTACTTCCATGGGCCGAGTAGCCAATTCCAATTTTTCCGCCACGTCGAACACCACCTCGGCTTCGGCGTATGGTACGACTATTGA
- a CDS encoding 4Fe-4S dicluster domain-containing protein, producing MSFYRADIPDNKQDWDETIKMGVTTVAKQELLQQIRAAGVIGAGGAGFPTYKKLDASVEHVIANGAECEPLLQKDREAMLQRQDAFFRGLQIVRDLTDATTVTVAVKKKNEDVIERFQADLQANHFENLVYPDVYPAGDEYILVYEISGRLIPPGGIPLHVGCVVDNVETIVNVAHAVAGRPVVEKFVTVCGAVAEPITTVVPVGVSIADCLQLAGGLTVDDPLILTGGIMMGGVTTDLSTPVGKNMGGIIALPRDHYLAKRKTQSQETYTRIGHGQCDQCSLCTELCPRYIMGYPIEPHKVMRTLLMTGESKQRGSLWAQYCCECNVCSMIACPESLDPKNICVDAKKVLRENKLGRSEEELDVLFRDVHPARKGREIPIPTLIRRLGLAPYNRKAPFVNFDHWRPRRVVIPLNSHIGAPAKPVVSVGSTVRRGDIVGMVEEQQMGCPAHASMDGQVTAVTSDSIEITAQPMVN from the coding sequence TTGTCCTTTTACCGGGCGGATATTCCTGATAATAAACAGGATTGGGATGAGACGATTAAGATGGGCGTAACCACCGTAGCGAAACAAGAATTGCTTCAGCAAATTAGGGCAGCAGGGGTCATCGGCGCCGGTGGTGCCGGTTTCCCGACCTACAAAAAGCTCGATGCTTCCGTCGAACATGTGATTGCGAACGGAGCGGAATGTGAGCCGCTTCTGCAGAAAGATCGCGAGGCGATGCTGCAACGCCAAGACGCTTTTTTCCGCGGTTTGCAGATTGTCCGTGATCTGACCGATGCCACGACCGTTACGGTCGCGGTGAAAAAGAAAAACGAAGATGTGATTGAGCGATTCCAAGCGGATTTGCAAGCAAATCACTTTGAGAATCTTGTCTACCCCGATGTTTATCCGGCTGGCGATGAGTACATCTTGGTTTACGAGATTTCTGGACGACTGATTCCGCCCGGTGGTATTCCGCTGCATGTTGGCTGTGTGGTCGATAACGTAGAAACGATCGTCAATGTCGCGCACGCGGTCGCAGGACGCCCCGTTGTCGAAAAGTTCGTGACGGTTTGCGGCGCCGTTGCCGAACCAATCACGACGGTCGTGCCGGTCGGTGTTTCGATCGCTGATTGCCTCCAGCTTGCCGGTGGATTAACAGTGGATGACCCGTTGATTCTAACCGGCGGTATTATGATGGGCGGCGTCACCACCGATCTTTCTACTCCGGTGGGAAAAAACATGGGCGGCATCATTGCACTCCCGCGTGATCACTACTTGGCAAAACGCAAAACTCAGTCGCAGGAAACTTACACGCGTATCGGCCATGGGCAATGCGACCAATGTTCGCTTTGTACCGAGCTTTGTCCTCGATACATTATGGGCTACCCCATCGAACCACATAAAGTAATGCGCACTCTGCTGATGACGGGCGAGTCGAAACAACGCGGTAGTCTGTGGGCCCAATACTGCTGCGAATGCAATGTCTGCTCGATGATCGCTTGTCCCGAATCGCTCGATCCAAAGAACATTTGCGTGGATGCTAAGAAGGTGCTACGTGAAAACAAACTTGGACGATCCGAGGAAGAATTGGATGTGTTATTTCGAGATGTCCATCCAGCTCGTAAAGGACGTGAGATTCCTATTCCGACACTGATTCGGCGACTCGGACTTGCTCCCTACAATCGCAAAGCGCCCTTTGTCAACTTTGATCATTGGCGCCCCCGTCGGGTCGTGATCCCTCTGAACTCTCATATTGGAGCACCGGCAAAACCGGTTGTCTCGGTCGGTAGCACGGTTCGCCGTGGCGACATTGTCGGTATGGTTGAAGAGCAGCAGATGGGTTGTCCAGCACACGCCAGCATGGACGGTCAAGTAACGGCCGTAACCTCAGACAGTATCGAAATCACAGCTCAACCAATGGTAAATTGA
- a CDS encoding BMC domain-containing protein — translation MENGKAIGIVETSSIARGFMIADTVLKSANVKIIVNRTICPGKYMVLIGGNVDAVTSAIEAGVKAGAHTVVDHFVIPNVHPSVFPAISGVSQLPELKALGVIEAFSVASVIEAADAAVKATQVQLITIHLAMAIGGKGWVSLTGDVASVNEAVEVGGAVIERKGLLVDKVVISAPRPEIIQEFV, via the coding sequence ATGGAAAACGGTAAAGCAATTGGCATCGTCGAAACATCCAGCATCGCGCGAGGATTCATGATCGCTGATACCGTGCTCAAATCGGCAAACGTAAAAATCATTGTGAATCGGACCATTTGCCCAGGAAAATACATGGTATTGATCGGCGGAAATGTCGATGCAGTGACCTCGGCAATCGAAGCGGGGGTGAAAGCCGGCGCCCATACCGTGGTCGACCATTTCGTGATCCCCAATGTTCATCCGTCCGTTTTTCCGGCCATTAGTGGTGTCAGTCAATTGCCCGAGCTCAAAGCCCTGGGCGTGATCGAGGCGTTCAGCGTGGCGTCGGTCATTGAAGCAGCCGATGCCGCCGTCAAGGCGACCCAGGTCCAACTTATCACGATCCACCTTGCGATGGCGATCGGCGGGAAGGGCTGGGTTTCACTAACCGGCGATGTTGCCTCCGTGAACGAGGCGGTCGAAGTTGGCGGAGCCGTCATCGAACGAAAAGGATTGCTAGTCGACAAGGTGGTGATTTCAGCTCCTCGTCCTGAAATCATTCAAGAGTTTGTCTAA
- a CDS encoding tetratricopeptide repeat protein, protein MNKLFWKYFFGCYRSSTCSAGIASKRLVSRPWRAILFCLLVLACLPSPHATAAETSVEGSPESFSIEQLADDDYGRRQAATVRLWRLRDQSRQAIMNAVNHPDPEVAERARWVLRQWRRGSLPDTPPQIARLLDSADDPAVLEELVELGQFGSVVVAIEESANAADRDLLHKRLSARLTKRFPIFVRAAQADDSALDLLALVDLCADSKEMAVCRIDLMRELGLEVDDNTLLPSSSKYWTLAQRQQAEVTVLFALGRNEEAIARAIQSGDPTMIRASRMLLGRWQAIASDALATAKRADAHSTEATAAWCDVLIAADRSGDVPLVDQARKALTTESEDMSAISIGWKCLASHGFVDEAIAMLRPIDVEGAAMLAIASARTDLAFDILEYPYEQIDAKLSAWIETAIHLQITSDDSSIHPQMTRLLTLMRCLLHVGRESDAWQIASELADSPISIGSIQIREYVLQALAMSNQEAWMPRLAVRPGEREISSTSRRFLILSMNDMDIGLWLALTGSLEKLLPSISFDRRIEIAFLLGIGETVDEFGSDEDFEKLFNEMVLGHDTFSPNAGRVLARQFMSRQLNTSFASFFSIHDQSRLASRVLDLLRMRGDIQAQSMAAEELKNHDRADLANVAFEQVWSGLLDRSSLSNTIRRNSDEMELAIKATVAQWVLARRQGYDERAAKLKQQIRLMLCSPSTGQRKIMLHELAEVSDDEMILSAYQVLIAMTALGSAETSDLYDVARDYATLVRETEPGEAARWFDLAVGATSDSNNYHPLAYISLPVFVRRWFLEAAIQENDVEQVKTHFERIYALNPMDVDVAERLLPLMREKEGMEEVAEQAFERTWKFGSQYVETYPFDTTAANNLAWVAAMNKKRLSEAAKMAEQAVYFEPDSAIFRDTLAEILYQQGRKTEALQIERACILDDPGQWHLHEQIKKYAAELE, encoded by the coding sequence ATGAACAAGCTTTTTTGGAAATACTTCTTTGGATGCTACCGTTCAAGCACGTGCTCAGCAGGCATCGCGTCGAAGCGACTCGTTTCTAGGCCGTGGCGGGCCATTCTATTTTGTTTGTTGGTGTTAGCCTGTCTGCCAAGCCCCCACGCCACCGCAGCGGAAACCTCTGTTGAAGGTTCTCCTGAATCTTTCTCGATCGAGCAATTGGCGGATGACGATTATGGCCGCCGGCAGGCGGCGACCGTTCGTTTGTGGCGGCTTCGCGATCAATCGCGACAAGCGATCATGAATGCGGTAAATCATCCAGACCCCGAGGTGGCCGAGCGAGCACGGTGGGTGCTGCGTCAATGGCGGCGAGGATCCCTACCCGATACGCCGCCACAGATTGCTCGCTTGCTCGACTCCGCCGATGACCCGGCCGTTTTGGAGGAGCTAGTGGAACTGGGGCAATTCGGCTCGGTTGTCGTCGCGATCGAAGAATCAGCCAATGCCGCCGATCGTGATCTGCTACACAAACGACTATCAGCTCGATTGACGAAGCGGTTTCCGATCTTCGTTCGGGCGGCACAAGCGGATGACTCAGCACTCGATCTGTTGGCTCTCGTTGATTTGTGTGCGGATTCAAAAGAGATGGCAGTATGCCGAATCGATTTGATGCGAGAACTTGGGTTGGAAGTCGACGACAACACGCTGCTACCCAGTTCGTCAAAGTACTGGACTTTGGCACAAAGGCAGCAAGCCGAAGTGACCGTCTTGTTCGCTCTCGGCCGAAATGAGGAAGCGATCGCACGGGCGATCCAAAGTGGCGATCCCACAATGATTCGCGCCTCCCGAATGCTTCTGGGCAGGTGGCAAGCGATTGCATCCGATGCATTGGCGACTGCAAAAAGAGCGGACGCTCATTCGACCGAGGCAACAGCGGCTTGGTGTGACGTATTGATTGCAGCAGATCGAAGTGGCGACGTCCCATTGGTTGATCAAGCGAGAAAGGCATTGACGACAGAATCCGAAGACATGTCGGCGATCAGCATCGGGTGGAAGTGTTTGGCCAGTCACGGGTTTGTGGACGAGGCGATCGCGATGTTGCGGCCGATCGACGTGGAAGGGGCTGCGATGTTAGCGATTGCTTCCGCTCGCACCGATCTCGCTTTCGATATTCTTGAGTATCCCTATGAACAAATTGATGCAAAGCTTTCGGCTTGGATCGAAACGGCGATCCATCTGCAAATCACCAGCGATGACTCTTCCATTCATCCTCAAATGACCCGCTTACTGACGCTGATGCGATGCTTGCTCCATGTCGGACGTGAGTCGGATGCTTGGCAAATTGCCTCTGAGTTAGCCGACAGCCCGATATCGATTGGCTCGATCCAAATTCGCGAATACGTTTTGCAAGCATTGGCAATGTCGAATCAAGAAGCGTGGATGCCCCGCTTGGCCGTCCGACCGGGCGAACGCGAAATTTCGAGTACGTCTCGTCGTTTTCTTATTCTATCGATGAACGATATGGACATCGGTTTATGGCTGGCGTTGACCGGTTCACTCGAAAAATTGTTGCCTTCAATATCGTTTGACAGGCGGATTGAAATTGCATTCTTACTCGGAATTGGCGAAACGGTTGACGAGTTCGGCAGCGATGAGGATTTCGAAAAGCTATTCAATGAAATGGTGTTAGGCCATGATACATTTTCGCCGAACGCAGGAAGGGTTTTAGCGCGTCAGTTTATGTCTCGCCAATTGAATACGTCTTTTGCTTCCTTCTTTTCGATTCATGATCAAAGTCGATTGGCATCTCGGGTACTGGACCTCCTACGAATGCGAGGTGACATTCAAGCGCAGAGCATGGCCGCAGAAGAGCTAAAAAACCATGATCGTGCGGACTTGGCCAACGTCGCTTTTGAACAAGTTTGGAGCGGTCTTCTAGACCGGTCGTCGTTGTCCAATACGATACGCCGGAATTCGGATGAGATGGAACTGGCGATCAAGGCGACCGTGGCGCAGTGGGTACTCGCTAGGAGGCAGGGCTACGATGAAAGGGCAGCCAAATTGAAGCAGCAAATCCGCCTGATGCTTTGCTCGCCCTCAACGGGACAGCGAAAAATAATGCTCCATGAACTGGCTGAGGTCAGCGATGATGAAATGATCTTGAGTGCTTACCAAGTATTGATTGCGATGACCGCCCTCGGTAGTGCTGAAACATCCGATTTGTACGACGTCGCTAGAGACTATGCAACGCTGGTCCGAGAGACCGAACCAGGCGAGGCGGCGAGGTGGTTTGACTTGGCGGTCGGCGCGACGTCCGATTCGAACAACTACCATCCGCTCGCCTATATTTCCCTGCCCGTTTTCGTCCGACGCTGGTTCCTCGAAGCGGCGATCCAAGAAAATGACGTCGAACAAGTCAAGACCCATTTCGAGCGAATCTACGCACTCAATCCAATGGACGTTGACGTTGCTGAACGTTTGCTGCCATTGATGAGAGAGAAAGAAGGGATGGAAGAGGTGGCTGAGCAGGCGTTCGAGCGAACGTGGAAATTCGGAAGCCAGTACGTCGAGACCTACCCCTTCGACACAACAGCAGCAAACAACTTGGCCTGGGTTGCTGCGATGAACAAGAAGCGGCTAAGTGAAGCAGCAAAGATGGCCGAACAAGCCGTTTACTTTGAACCTGACAGCGCCATATTCAGAGATACGCTTGCAGAAATCCTCTATCAACAAGGGAGGAAAACCGAGGCCCTTCAAATCGAGCGAGCATGCATTCTCGACGACCCCGGGCAATGGCACCTCCACGAGCAAATCAAAAAGTACGCTGCCGAACTTGAGTAA
- a CDS encoding bL17 family ribosomal protein, whose translation MRHRRKGRVLGRSPSHRKALLKNLTSALFLTERDAEYDENAPKVKGRIITTLHKAKEVRPLVEKCITIAKKSLPHAEEAKKYATQAERGTDAYKEWRKSDEWKKWAAARAPVVAAQRRVVQLIGDRQATSILFDTIAERFVDRPGGYTRILKLATPRLGDAGARAILEFVGKNDRVKRKAERPSFEDDASSQSEESAEEPVTAGAPAADSSEDDQ comes from the coding sequence ATGCGACACCGCAGAAAAGGCCGCGTACTCGGTCGAAGCCCAAGCCACCGCAAGGCGTTACTCAAGAACTTGACAAGTGCATTGTTCTTGACCGAACGCGACGCTGAATACGACGAAAACGCTCCGAAGGTAAAGGGACGGATTATCACGACGCTACACAAAGCGAAAGAGGTCCGGCCGCTCGTCGAAAAATGTATCACGATCGCCAAGAAAAGCTTGCCACACGCTGAGGAAGCAAAGAAGTACGCAACGCAAGCCGAGCGTGGTACAGATGCTTACAAAGAGTGGCGAAAGAGCGATGAATGGAAAAAGTGGGCCGCCGCTCGCGCTCCTGTCGTCGCCGCTCAAAGGCGTGTCGTGCAGCTCATCGGTGACCGCCAAGCAACAAGTATCTTGTTCGACACGATTGCCGAACGTTTTGTCGATCGGCCCGGTGGATACACTCGAATTCTGAAACTTGCGACACCCCGTTTGGGTGACGCCGGTGCTCGTGCGATTCTTGAATTCGTAGGCAAGAACGACCGTGTCAAACGCAAAGCAGAACGACCATCGTTCGAAGACGATGCCTCATCGCAAAGCGAGGAATCCGCAGAAGAGCCCGTAACCGCTGGCGCTCCTGCCGCCGATAGCTCAGAAGACGACCAATAG
- a CDS encoding DNA-directed RNA polymerase subunit alpha, whose protein sequence is MSMHIRWRGMELPSTLEVDRDTLTSTYGKFSAEPFERGFGASVGNSLRRVLLSSLMGSAVTQIKIRGAQHEFTSIPGVMEDVTEIVLNVKSLVVRNHSEATRVITVERDTAGVITGADIETDSDVEIINKDHVIATLTEDTPFMMEMVVENGRGYVPSTEHSSVDHEIGIIPIDAVFSPITRVRYEVEETRVGQKTNFDRLNLEIWTDGSVNPELSLVEAAKILRKHLNPFVQYRELGPSIFSAARGGTGSPEAQLESKLNMTLAEMRLSVRANNCLESEGIQTIRDLVQRTEDQLLEVRNFGDTTLNEVREKLAQYGLHLGMRVPNQPMF, encoded by the coding sequence ATGTCGATGCACATTCGATGGCGTGGTATGGAATTACCCAGTACGCTTGAAGTCGATCGCGATACCCTCACATCCACCTACGGGAAATTTTCCGCTGAACCGTTCGAACGCGGTTTTGGTGCGAGCGTTGGCAATAGCCTGCGGCGAGTTCTTTTGAGCAGCCTAATGGGCAGTGCTGTCACCCAAATCAAGATCCGTGGTGCACAGCACGAATTCACTTCGATTCCTGGAGTGATGGAGGACGTCACCGAGATCGTCTTGAACGTCAAAAGTTTGGTCGTTCGTAACCACAGTGAAGCGACTCGCGTGATCACCGTTGAACGTGACACCGCAGGCGTGATCACCGGTGCGGACATCGAAACCGATTCGGATGTTGAAATCATCAACAAAGATCACGTGATTGCGACGCTCACCGAAGACACCCCTTTCATGATGGAAATGGTTGTCGAAAACGGTCGTGGTTACGTGCCAAGTACCGAGCACAGTAGTGTCGACCACGAGATCGGCATTATTCCGATCGACGCCGTGTTTAGTCCGATCACCCGTGTCCGTTATGAAGTGGAAGAGACTCGAGTCGGCCAAAAGACGAACTTTGACCGGTTGAACCTGGAAATTTGGACGGACGGCAGCGTGAATCCAGAGTTGTCGCTTGTCGAAGCGGCAAAGATTCTTCGCAAGCACCTCAATCCATTTGTCCAATACCGCGAACTTGGACCGAGTATTTTCTCGGCCGCACGTGGCGGAACGGGGTCACCGGAAGCACAGCTTGAGTCGAAATTGAACATGACACTTGCTGAAATGCGATTATCGGTTCGAGCCAACAATTGTCTCGAAAGCGAAGGCATCCAAACGATTCGTGATTTGGTACAACGAACCGAAGATCAACTACTCGAAGTGCGAAACTTCGGGGACACAACACTCAATGAAGTGCGTGAAAAACTCGCTCAGTACGGGTTGCATTTAGGCATGAGAGTGCCGAACCAGCCGATGTTCTAA
- the rpsK gene encoding 30S ribosomal protein S11, with protein sequence MAKTNKKKRIRRNVTSGIAHIHATFNNTTVTITDPKGDTLCWATAGTSGFKGSRKSTPFAGQCAAQQAAEKATKFGMRDCEVRVKGPGSGRESAITALQAAGLNVKLIEEVTPIPHNGCRPRKKRRV encoded by the coding sequence GTGGCAAAGACCAATAAGAAAAAACGAATTCGACGCAACGTGACCAGCGGAATCGCTCACATCCACGCGACCTTCAACAACACAACCGTCACGATCACCGATCCCAAGGGTGACACGTTGTGTTGGGCGACTGCGGGAACGAGCGGTTTCAAGGGGAGTCGTAAAAGCACACCGTTTGCTGGCCAATGTGCTGCACAACAAGCAGCTGAGAAAGCGACAAAGTTCGGCATGCGTGATTGCGAAGTTCGCGTCAAGGGGCCTGGTAGTGGCCGCGAAAGTGCGATCACCGCCCTTCAAGCTGCAGGCTTGAATGTCAAGTTGATCGAAGAGGTCACACCGATTCCGCACAACGGTTGTCGTCCTCGCAAGAAGCGCCGCGTCTAA
- the rpsM gene encoding 30S ribosomal protein S13, producing MGVDIPNDKQIQYSLTYLYGIGLFTAREVCDKLDIDPARSAAELSEEELSRIAALLERDYAVEGPLRRFVTQNINRLREVRCYRGIRHRVSLPVRGQRTKTNARTRKGPRKTVAGKKGVKDLR from the coding sequence ATGGGCGTCGACATACCAAACGACAAGCAAATCCAGTATTCGCTGACCTATTTATATGGCATCGGCTTGTTTACGGCTCGCGAGGTTTGTGACAAACTCGACATCGACCCTGCTCGCTCTGCTGCGGAGTTGAGCGAAGAAGAGCTGAGTCGCATTGCGGCCCTTCTCGAACGCGATTACGCGGTCGAAGGTCCATTACGTCGTTTCGTCACCCAAAACATCAACCGGCTTCGTGAAGTCCGTTGTTATCGGGGCATTCGCCACCGCGTGAGTTTGCCAGTGCGTGGTCAACGCACGAAGACAAACGCTCGTACCCGGAAAGGCCCTCGCAAGACGGTTGCCGGCAAGAAGGGCGTCAAGGATTTGCGTTAA
- a CDS encoding dihydrofolate reductase, with translation MNDFPLVAMVAMTPSGVIGKDGDMPWRLSSDLQRFKRLTMGGTLIMGRKTFDSIGRPLPGRKTIVVTRNQDWGFKGVVIAESPEHAIRLSATDPKRFVVGGAEIYRQLIPFCSEIWLTRVLASVAGDTFLTIDLGEFEEIEHTTLPASQKDDFATEFVKLRRKKS, from the coding sequence ATGAACGACTTTCCGCTCGTCGCAATGGTTGCGATGACCCCATCCGGCGTGATTGGAAAAGATGGCGACATGCCGTGGCGGCTTAGCAGCGACCTACAGCGGTTCAAGCGGCTGACGATGGGTGGCACGCTGATTATGGGACGAAAAACGTTTGATTCGATCGGGCGGCCATTGCCAGGTCGCAAAACGATCGTTGTGACGCGAAACCAAGATTGGGGTTTCAAGGGGGTGGTGATAGCCGAGTCACCGGAGCATGCGATTCGGCTAAGCGCTACCGATCCGAAAAGGTTTGTTGTCGGCGGAGCGGAGATCTATCGGCAACTGATTCCTTTTTGTAGCGAAATTTGGCTTACTCGTGTTTTGGCATCGGTTGCGGGAGACACTTTTTTGACAATTGACCTTGGCGAATTCGAAGAAATCGAACACACTACGCTACCCGCGTCGCAAAAAGATGACTTTGCGACCGAATTTGTGAAGCTTAGAAGAAAAAAATCTTAG
- a CDS encoding thymidylate synthase, giving the protein MRNYLQLLDEVLHHGTDRDDRTGVGTRGLFGKQIRFDLEGGFPLLTTKKLHLRSIIYELLWFLRGDTNVKWLQQNGVTIWDEWADADGNLGPVYGKQWRSWACADGHTIDQIAEVQKQIVENPHSRRLIVSAWNVGEVSEMALPPCHLLFQFYVAGNKLSCQLYQRSADLFLGVPFNIASYGLLTMMMAKVTGLEPGEFVHTLGDVHLYRNHFDQAREQLTRHPKPLPRMNIRSKPKSIDGFQFADFELSDYDPHPRIKAPIAV; this is encoded by the coding sequence ATGCGAAACTATCTACAACTTCTCGACGAAGTCCTCCATCATGGGACGGACCGTGATGATCGTACCGGCGTCGGTACGCGAGGCTTGTTTGGCAAGCAAATACGGTTTGATCTGGAGGGCGGGTTTCCGCTGCTAACGACCAAGAAACTGCATCTTCGTTCCATTATCTACGAGCTTCTCTGGTTTTTGAGAGGTGACACGAACGTCAAGTGGCTCCAACAAAACGGTGTCACGATCTGGGACGAGTGGGCCGATGCTGATGGGAACCTAGGGCCCGTCTATGGAAAGCAGTGGCGAAGTTGGGCGTGTGCGGACGGCCATACGATCGACCAAATCGCGGAAGTCCAAAAACAGATTGTTGAAAACCCGCACTCGAGGCGACTCATTGTTTCGGCTTGGAATGTGGGCGAAGTCAGTGAAATGGCTTTGCCCCCATGCCATTTGCTATTCCAGTTTTATGTTGCCGGCAACAAGTTGTCGTGTCAGCTGTATCAGCGAAGTGCTGACCTGTTCTTGGGGGTACCGTTTAACATTGCCAGCTATGGGCTGTTGACGATGATGATGGCTAAAGTGACGGGGTTAGAGCCAGGCGAGTTCGTCCACACCTTGGGGGATGTTCATTTGTACAGAAATCATTTTGATCAGGCGCGCGAGCAATTAACACGGCATCCCAAGCCCTTGCCCAGAATGAACATTCGCTCAAAACCGAAGTCAATCGATGGTTTTCAGTTTGCCGATTTTGAATTGTCCGATTACGATCCCCACCCTCGAATCAAGGCGCCGATTGCGGTATGA